In the genome of Candidatus Ancaeobacter aquaticus, the window AAACATAAGTAAAATCACCTCTCTTTATTAATTATATTCCGATATTTATATGATGCTATCGGATTATAACACAAAAAAAATAGTTGGCAATATAAATAGTTGGCAATATTTACAGATTTTTACTCCCTTAACTTAACACCTATGGGGGGAACCACACCGACGCGGTGAGGCTAGCCGCCGGCGGAAAATATCCCCCTATACGCTAAACGCTATCCGCTCTACGCTACAACTTTCTATACATCCAAAATTACTTCTGTTTTATATGTGTAATTTTCGTGTGTGATTTTAAGATTATGATATGTTGCGGCTTTTATTTCTTTTGCATATTTTCTGTCTTCAACAGCTATATTATTAAAAATGCATTTCGCTGAGAGGTTGATGCTTGCTGCAAATTCAATTTTTGCAGATTCAAAAAGCATGTGTTCTGTATAAAAGAGATATAAAATATCATTTAGCCAATCAACAAAGAGATCTTCTATTGTATCTGCGTGTAGATTAA includes:
- a CDS encoding archease, yielding MNNEKPYTFNAHTADISMTVTAKSYAELFLQAACGLALQIFPEKVPFKNSIEKEINLHADTIEDLFVDWLNDILYLFYTEHMLFESAKIEFAASINLSAKCIFNNIAVEDRKYAKEIKAATYHNLKITHENYTYKTEVILDV